A single region of the Lycium barbarum isolate Lr01 chromosome 2, ASM1917538v2, whole genome shotgun sequence genome encodes:
- the LOC132621734 gene encoding uncharacterized protein LOC132621734, with product MLSTFIFHLLESISTFKGGVSSYSATQHKLAEEQMEERWLESVGGPTRFGTAYGMPHRAFRQYRSPLEGLHSSNTESFDRVRAMAMEQKISELSSQLQASEERERRKDMQFDGMRAQLDALLASRGIPSCADDARNPHTQSSGADDDRTHVSNTQRHA from the coding sequence AATCAATTTCAACATTCAAAGGCGGAGTTTCTTCGTACTCAGCCACCCAACACAAGCTGGCAGAAGAACAAATGGAGGAAAGGTGGCTTGAGAGTGTTGGTGGTCCCACTAGGTTTGGCACAGCTTACGGAATGCCACATCGTGCATTTCGTCAATACCGGTCGCCCCTGGAAGGCCTACATTCTTCCAATACCGAGTCGTTTGATAGAGTGAGGGCCATGGCCATGGAGCAAAAGATTTCCGAGCTATCTAGCCAACTGCAGGCCTCAGAGGAAAGGGAGAGGCGAAAGGATATGCAGTTTGACGGTATGAGGGCCCAATTAGACGCATTACTTGCTTCGAGGGGGATTCCCTCATGTGCTGATGATGCTCGTAACCCCCATACTCAATCTAGTGGTGCGGATGATGATAGGACTCACGTGTCAAACACACAAAGGCATGCTTGA